In Neodiprion virginianus isolate iyNeoVirg1 chromosome 6, iyNeoVirg1.1, whole genome shotgun sequence, the genomic window GTCTGTGATGATGCGAGTTTTTAGAAGCGTCgcctcgaaaattttttggtgaggCATTTTGGCCTTATTTATAAACTTGAATTATATGTTAGCATTTCGTAATATCTACACGGTCCTGTCGCATCTTTTTCTCATCTGGACTTTGGAACATTATATAAGTTGAAAGACTAGCCGTGTTACGTTATCTGGTCATCCAGAGTAGAAAACACTTTTTAACTAGTGTCGAAATCTCAACTAGCTCGTTATTGTTTCCTTGACTTTACCGTCTCTGAAAGTTGAGAGACGACTGTAGATTGTACGACCTTCCTTGACCTTCACCTATCGCATTAGGTTATCGAAATTCTGGTTTCTTTATTCACGCTTCATCGGCGCAATCTGCAGATGCTCGCAACGCGCGACGTCAAAATTACTTATTCGGTGCCGTGTAACTCTCTGTGTTAGATATTGACTCGTCTGAATGCAATTATTACTTAAGCTCGTTCGCGACATGATTTTTGAATATTACACTTTAAATCAATCGATACGTGTATCCACTCGTAGATAGTAAAAGTACAAATCGGAAAATGATCCCTCGTTATGACATTGGTAGCGCTGTTTCGGTGCAGAGGTAAGTAGTTAATCGTAAGACGGAAATGGCTTCACCGAATTAGTAACCACGACGTTCCAAATATCCGGCGTTAGCTGGTTAACGGTCCAATACATGTCTTCTTGAATCACAttactttttaaattcaaaccGAGACACCGAATCTTCTTCCTCGAGACCATTTCGTATGCCTTTATTTAAAAGCAGTTCAATTTCCTTTTTCCTCATCACTCGATTAATCTGATCAGGATCGTCAGCTAAGAGCTGACTTTCACGGATTAAAATACGAGCCGGAAGCGCACTATGACCCACAAATTAGGCTCCGTGACCCACGGGTCAGTCCCAATCATCCCCACTCTGATCCTAAACATTTCGTAAGCCTCACGTGCGGATAGCGAATCGGGGACTTTAGTGATACGAAGATCGTGGTCCTGGGTGGCACTGTAGCAGCCACATCTTTCACaagtttgtaatttttcttaccgcATGGGTGCTAGACCCTGCAGATTTAAACCTTGGTCGAAAATCGCTATGATCGAGGTCGACAAAACGATCAGTGGATCGTGGTGAACATTTATCCGTGACAAACGCGCGTTCATCGGCTCGAATAAACCAGATTTTCACTCAAGACGTGATAAAAACTGCACAGCAGATACTCACGGAGCATTTTGCGCCTTCCAGGGTCCCGTTGCAGGCACCTTCACGTCGGAAACCGCCACCAATCGGCTTCATTTCACCGGCTCATAAAATGGCCAGGGAGACGATTGAAATTTCGGGCGGCCAGAGCGTCAACTCAACGATAACGAGTGTCAACAGCATCAGCAGTCTTCTCAAGGAAAAATTACAGCTTTCCATTCCTCAGGCGCTGCGGAGTAGCAAGAAACAACAAAATGCTGATTACAGGTATGACTCAGGATTCCCTTTTTGCATGACGGAAGTATTATGAGGTTCTGATCACTTCTGACCTTGCATAGTAGTCATCAACGTGCTTTTCTTCAAGGCGTAGAAGTCGAATAATCATGTGCTTCCGTTTCATTTCCCAGGCTGAGGGCCTTCGTCGGTATCCTGTTCTTCAGCATAGTCTTCCTGATCGGATTCGCCTACGTTTACTACAACCAACACGTTCTTCAGAGGGCGTACTTTGAGCTGTTCAGGTGAGCAACGTGTTCCGTAACTTTGAGTAATTGATAATGCTTCTTATGGTGGTGCAACCCTATAATCAGACAACCATCAAATGCAGTGAATTGCCGGTTAGACGACGAAACGTCATTGTCGCGGTGCGACATGACAACGATCTCTAATTTTCACCCAGGAAGCAATCATAACGTACTTTATACCTATAGTCCGCATGGTTGAGGTTCGTAGGCGGAGAAGCGAGTGCTCGCTTCGCATGTCGCCGTTTCAACTAGAAGCAATTTAAATTATTGATCCAAATAGCTTGTCGAGTTATCGTTGTCACGAAAGCTGATCGTTGATTTGCGGCATAAACACAGAGGCGAAACCGCCCCGCTACACAAACCAATCGACCGTTGTACCATGAAAATTCACCTCTTATTTTCTCGTTCTAATCGCAGCTTCAACAAGAACGACCGGACGATGCACGTCTACAGTAGAAAGGGTGTCGAGCTAATATCTGCTCGATTGGGTGAAGGGATACTTCATGCAACCGGGGTGTTTCCCTGTCTTCCCCATCACGACAGACCCGGTTCCGTATGCCTCGAATGGCTGCAGCAAACCAGACTCTACTTATCGCACACCGATCATGATCAGGAGAGCACTCACTGCTACCATATAACATGGCAGAGTCTGAGCCCCAGCTACAACCCGAAGGACTGTTTTGACTGGTCTCCGAAACGGGGCCACTGGTACGGTGCCGGACAGACTCAGAACATGGCGTATCCGCTGGAGAAGGGCGCTTCGGATTCTAGTGCCTTTGTAACCGGAGACATAAAGAAGCACGCCTTCGGGAACGTCCTCAGGCGTTACTTCTTAAACTCGAAGGGGGCCACGATCGTCGTGGATCCCGAGTCGCCGCTCTACGTCTCGATAAACGCTAAAGGGTCGCAGGACTTCTGCATCGAGGCGAAGTACGACTCGTTCGCTTATATAAACCACCTGACGCCACTGCCGCAGCTGAACTACACGGTGTGCGCCTCGGACAACATAAAGACGCTGCTCTCGATGATAACGGAAAAGGCCCCACCGGGCGGGCCCAAGAAGGAGGACGTGGACGCCGTGAATTCCCTGATTTCCGAGCCGGTTTGGCAGATCTCGCCAACGGATGAGGCGGCCATATACAACTACACCGTGGATGTAAACGACCACGGTTTCCTCCAAGGTCACGTACTTCTCAGCGAGGGATGGCAGCCGAACTCCGGTGACTTCCATCTTGACATGGAGCGGTTCCCCACGATGGTGAAGACCATCAAAACCATCCACCGTCGCGGGTTCAGGATCATATTTTCTATCCAACCGTTCATATCCACCGAGTCGGTAAACTTCGCGGACACCGTTGCCAGTCGACTCCTGATATCCGAGCGGGGCAGTGACCCAAGGATACCAGCTTTGACCAGGTACAAGCAGAGCAACAGCGCCGCCATACTGGACATAACGAACGACAGGACCTTGCCTTGGCTCGAGGACAAGCTGCAGAGCCTCGTCAACAACTACAAGGTCGACTCATTCTACCTCGACTTGGGGAACGCTCACGACATGCCGCACTATTACAAATGTCAAAAGCCACTGACGAATCCGGACCACTACAAGACCCTCTTCACCGAGGCGATACTGAGCTCGGTACCGGTGATCGGGGTTTCCGGCGCCATCACGAGACCAAAGACGCCGGTCTTCGTTTCCCTGCCGCCGTTTCCGTCATCCTGGAAGGCGATTAAGACGGTGATACCGACGGTGCTGAGTTACGGTATAATCGGGTATCCCTTCATAATGCCCGGCGCTGTAGGTGGCGACGTCGCTCTTCCCATGTCGGACAACAACCCGAATAATGACTTCGAGGTCAATCTGCCCGACAAGGAGTTGTACCTCAGATGGTTGCAGCTCTCGACCTTCTTACCGGTAATTCGATTCACTCACTTGCCGAGCAAGTACTCGAACGAATCGGTCCTCGAGATGGCCAAGAGCTTAACCACCCTCAGACAGAAGACGGTGAAACCTCTGCTCACGAAGTACGCCCTCGAGGCGCTCGAGTTGGGACTCCCGATCATCAGGCCTCTCTGGATGCTGGATCCGTCCGATCCCGCCTGTCACGACGTGGTCGACGAATTTTCCGTTGGCGAAGAGCTCATAGTTGCTCCAATTTTGTACTCGGGTAGCAGGCAAAGGGAGGTGTATCTTCCGGCCGGAGTCTGGAGGGACGGCATCGACGGAACACTGAAGAAGGGGTCAAGATGGATCCACAACTACAGAGTGGCCGAGGACAAGGTTGCGTACTTCGTCAAAATGCCTGACAACACTAGATTTTGAAGTGATTGTGATATATCCTTGCTGCGTGACAGCGTACCtgtattgtaaataaaaaaataaaaaaaattaatacaggTATGATTCGTAAAAAGTGACGTATAGTATAATGAGGAATGCCTCGCCCGATGTGTGTACATAGGCTGTAAGTTTACTCTGTGCCATTATACGCTATTTTGCAATATTGATCACGCTATATGAGCTTTATGCTTTTACGGCTATGTCACATGTCGGTGTAAAATATCGTACGTCGTTTCATTATAAGCAATTAATTCAGTAGAGTGACAATTATATTAACAATTATAGCCAAACGCCAGTTCGACAATTAATAATAGTACTGAATTCAGCATATgaggttcttttttttaaatgagcCAAGAGGCcttacacatacgtatatacatattatgtgATAAAAGTAATCGTTCCCgagatgagaaagaataaataCCAAAAAAGCTTTAAGGAAGGGCGGTATCAGATAATTTGATATGAATTTACATAATATAAGTAATGTGTTAACGTGTACATAATAGTAATACTGAATGTATGTACAAAATAGTCAAAATaacacatattatatacaatttcctatgtatgaaatatttctatattaaataaagaacactttttctatatttttttaggatttttattcaatcttttggcgtttttttttgtatgattttttccgtttatttcttttattcattttatattgtaattatatagCGATACTTTAGCATACATAACCCATGGAAATAATGCCGTTAAATATGAAGATATTATTTTGTCGATAATATAACATTTACTTATAATGATGGCCATATTATGCTCCTCCCACCTAACTATATATTTATCatataagattttattatattacctTGCGGGGATTGGCGGGGGGAGacaacaatttatttatttatttaattattttaattttatttcttcatattttttgttttttttttctctgtcgtttttcattttgactAGAAGCGGGATGAAAgccgaaaaaataaacaaggaGTTTTAATATATGCTTCacgttatatacgtataatatattataataattaataataatatatataataatcgtTAGTCCCTACGCGACGTTTTCGTTAATCAAACAGTCAATGGGAAGCAAACATCTatgcatgcatatatataatccatacttatatatacatacataaataaagATAATCGAATAAATAAAGCTTTCTCATCGTCAGTAATATtcgtattaattatatttaattataatcataatcgtgttacgaaaaataatcttttctcttttcaccGTTCCatcgtttcttcaaatatGGTTACTAGGTACAATTTCTTGTTAAGATTTAGgctcgcttttttttttagaatgtgtatgtattatacatatatttgtgtTTTGTGTAGGTGTTGCACGTGTGAGCAATCTTTTCATCCGTCGCTAGTAATCGGTAAAACTTGCCTCGTTCTGTTACACATTATACAAAGAAATTCAACACTCGTTATCCGCGGCATGCCGCGTATTTGAGTTCAGCATTTTTCATGCTCTCACACTTTACTTGCCTATATTACacgcaatttttcaagtgAAATTCGCACCGAAGTTCCAGTTTGCcaggaataaaaaatggatACTTTACGAACGGCCTGCACCCAACATACCAGCAAAATCACTCtaacatttatttcaacatttctGTTTCCGCATTACGTAGCCATTCAACCAATCgtacaagattttttttttctctatttttggTGAGAAATACTGTGTATTGGCCAGTGAGAGAGAATGTATAATCAAcgattgcaatatttttcggttattgaaaaaacgtTGATACGATTAGGGATGGAAATGACCACCCTAACCAATTTAAGCATTCACATTTTAGACACTCATCGCATAATTAATAGGGTTTCTACGGAGGGTGAGGTTTAAATAATCTGAAATCACTTAACGATTTTGGGAAGCTGACGGATCGCACGGGAGGATCTTTTATCGTCATGGAAGTAGATTTACGGAAGATGCGTATGTAGAGGTGAAACACTTTCTTGTCAATAATTTCTGCAGTGATACCGACGtcgattatttgtttttttttttttttgtttttggcaGATGATGCTCTTTTTTGTTCCGCactttcttttaattttagtGCATGCATCCTTTTTTCAGCGTTTCAAATTCCAGTCGGAGGAATGACTGGCGTTTGAACGTTCAAAGTACACTTTACGACGATTTcatcttcaatttcaaattcggtGTTGAATTCATTGCACCAAATTTCACCTCACATTTCACCAACGCGAGATGTTTCcagtttcgttttattttggAATTATTTTATGCTCGTAGCTTCGGTAGTTTCCTAGCCTTATCGTCAGACGTTTTCGGAGTTCAGGATATTGGCGGCAGAATCAGTATTTCGAAGAATGCGATAATACAAAATCAAAACTGTCaccaaagagaaaaaatatcgcaCTAATCATTGAGTGCCTCGTGTTTtggataataaaaatgttacagTGACAGTCTATACAACGGGAGAAATCGTAAGAAGTTGAGAAGttagaaacgaaaagaaaggTTTCGAAATGCCTTGGTAAGGACAATATGATGGTTTTTTTGCTTTAGTTTAAATTTTATAGAGATACAACAAGATTGCGGTATCATATCGGAACCTGTTTCTTTGGGCAAGGCATTCTAAGGTATAGTGTACTTTTCGTTTATTACATTATCATTTATCATAATATAGCATaacattattacttttattattattattattcattattttttatttaatcatttatttattaattttttaattttttttttttttttctaataataatCATAGCACCATGAACACTCCACGTATTAATTTGAATTCATCCGTTCGTAAAACGAAATGCACGCACCGTTTCGGGAGGGATTAACAGTTTGTGAAACTCATTTTCACCTCGGATTATTATATTCGATTGATCCAGTGCAGGCTTTGTTCAAAAATCTTAATAGGGtgattattttgataaaaagaGATTTAATCATTGTTTTACAAATTAATACTCGCGTTTTCACCGGTGACTAGATGAATCGACATTTTCAGCAGCACGTTAGCCACAGGAAACGACTACTCTCATCAGTTTGACTAGAGCCTCGAGTTATCCACATAGTTATAGACTTTGGAATGTTTGAGGAACATTTTTGCATGTATAAagttttaattatatatatatagtaaatGCACATGCTtctttgcaatatttttttttctctcgttttcaTTGCTGcggttcttatttttttttttccccctttcgACGTCCGTTGCAGCATTCTTatacgataattaattaattaacgtaATAATAAGAATCATAGTAGATAATCACATGAACAGGACAAAATGTCCAACCTCGGTTGATCGGTTACTTAAGTAATGATAAACTGCACGCATCGCAGTTATTATAGGTATAGTAGTAATTGTACAATATAACAGTAGCAGTAGTAGTATAGAagtcataataataataataataatgataatgataatgataataataacaataataaaaatgataacagtTAGCAGTAGCCAATCGGCTCATAGTCAGACTAGTGTGAAGCAAGAgaacagaagaaaaaataagaattatcGATAATAGTATAATAATGTTCACAACGacgataataatatgtatatacatgtcaGGTATATTTAAGGGTACACAACAAAAAAGAGGAACTATTACGGTATCACGAAACTGTTAATCTCCCTTCGTTTCGAAACGGCTTATTTTTCGTTAAGGTGTGGGGCTCGTACTGCATCCATTTTCGATCTCTCATCGAACCGTATTATTCTTTCTCGTCTTctcgtttctctttttctttatcatgattattttttaattaaaatttttctctcttatcttCAATCCTCGTATTCGATTCACTCTATATAAGTATATCTTTGAAAGCTCGCAcctaattataatatttatttattcctttttcttcaattcatcaaattgtatataataattatatagaTTTCAATCgacaattcaattatttttatatatatcaACATCCTACCTAAATAGctggtcattttttttttcaatcgataaTCAAATCCAACGAATTCAATTGTAAGacaaaacaatatttaaaaaattttcaaacatcaaaGCAATTAAAACAAATGAACCAATTAGTTATCCGCTTTTAAAAACGTAAAATCACAACACAAGGTTCAATGTAACACATTGTTAGTTACGACGGTTGCATTTCCACTTTTTAATCGCGTATCTACACTCAAATATAACAATCGAAATAATATGCatattttatatacctattgcggtatttaattttcaagtaGTTACCATACGAATTCGATTATagcggtttttgttttttaacgtTTGTTTTATAGTTTGTATCATAgatattatgtatatgtatatatgtatatatacatataaatacgtgtgtatagtaataataataatatttgactCAAACCGTGGCATTCCAAAATATAATACTCGGCCTCCACGCGCATAGTGTAAcaggtatataggtataatagtgcatgtacgtatatgatacctaatttcttttttcttttttttgctcgaattaaaaaataaatagtcgtatataataatagatgaaagaaaaatagaaatagaaataaaataataataataataataataataataacaacaacaacaatagcGGTATAGCAATATTTAGTAAATATAGGTAATAGTACGTGTACGAATCTGTGTGTGCATATGTccatatacacacatatatagcgttaaaattttaaataatgatatataaataattgtaatcaACAATGGATAACGATAAttaaatgtaataatataagataatataatgtatataggGTTTTCGTGTAAGAGCGCGGTggcgaaaagaaaattgaaaaaataccacGAAAGTAGGCGGGCGGTAGAAAACTTACTATTAAATACTATTTTATATACGTTCCTTTTCACGTTGTTAGCGATATAAAAATCTCGCGCGCGCGCTAATCCCTAAGACTCCGTATTAGTCATATTATTCTTAGCACATTATACATAGTACGCAAATTTACGTACGAATTATCCgtcgtttatattttttcattttttttttatctttttttttttttttcatcttttctcaatctctttttctttttttctatataatatttatattatatattagcATTCTAAAATCACATTTTCTATATATTTGCGCCACACGTAAGGTGCGCGCGCGAGATTATCAATCAGCTCAACGGGATTTAGTTCCTAAATTTCTAATATAATAACTATTAATACGTATTATgcaataacttgaaaaaatgagTCAATTGTCTCGCGGACGAGAAAGCCGACGATGTCGGAACGAACACAAACCGACAACATTCGCCCCTCGCCCCGTATACTACACGAATTACATGCCTTTTCCATAgctacataataataataataataataataacaataataataataataataatcatggTAATTATAAATGCAGCGGTGTAtaatcgataaaatatattttgacttTTCCTCACGAAATTTCgtgttgaacattttttacgTCATTGCACGGGACGGGATAAAATGAAACGacaaattaacaaaataaaacggTAGTACCAAACTCGGAAggcaaagaaataaaattgcttGAAAAAGCCTGTAACATTCCATACGAACAAAGACGCGGTCAAAAAACCTACTTCGCCGATGTATCGACTCATCAATAacacaatatatattatgtgaAATAGTAGATGAAATTTGCCTCGCTATTCTCAAGCACTCGTCGCTGACAGAGCAATAAGTACAAAAAGTTTGTATCGATTCTACGGTTACagttttgtgttttttttcacttcttttttttgtttacttgttagtttgttcttcattttttaatattgtttctctatcatctttcatttttttttttttatttttttttaatttatggTCTGGCATCGAGGTGAAAATTGTCCGAGTAAATGAACACCGTAAACTCTCGAGATCCTCTCCCCCGGTACGGCGCAAATTTGCGAAACGTATGCGAAGCACTTTAAACCCGTAAACTTTGAATCTCGAAAGTTGGCGGAGCTCACGTCTATAAGTCTATGATTACAGAGTTTTGATCGTCTAGGTTGAATTATGCGTATAGGATGTCGTTTTGGATGGAACAATTGAAACTTCATACGACAGTATAACGTACATCTTTCTTCTGCATGGAATTTGCAAAgtcaaatcgatttttttattttcacgagAGTAAACCTGGattcaaacagttttattatatttaagtCCAAAGTATGTATAATCAATAGCTGGATGAAGTGaaatgttatattatattataatatattagtACTGTCTGCCAGTCAACAAAGGACATATTTATACGTTTTGCCAACgtcatataatatatagatgATCGCGTTTATAGGTAACCACGaccagtttctttttttttcgttttttttttggattttgtaTTGGTAAACTGTTGATTATCTCTCTAAAAagacatataataatattataataggTAACATTATTTCTTGGTGTAAATATAACCATTTATATAttgttatatatgtatagacaTTTACGACAATATACTCATTTTAAAGACATATAGATGTTTTTTCGCACGATATAATGTTGGTctaacaatattattattattatattttctttttcttttgctttcaTGCTTTAACAACATTGGGGCTTAGTTCAGGTAACTTCAAAggttcattattattattattattacaactaACGCATAATTGCTCGTAGAGAGCAGTGGCTACGTCAGATCTTCGATTAAGGGTCTTGCTACAGGGAAGAGGAAAGATTCCTGGATTCTCTCTTTTGACTGTCATACCTGCACGTTTTCATTCGCTATTTTATACTTGGCTAATCACATCCGGGAATTTGAAAATCCTATATCTTGATCACGATCTAATATACAGAGAATTTCCGTGCCGTGACCCGGAGGAATTGAAATGCGAGTTTCGTATACACGATCAACCTGATCAAATATGTTAAGCGTTTGCCTAGATATCCTCGAGCTTCTATTCTGTCGGTATAATGAATCTCTCTCGAGTACGACCTATTCCATTTAGCCTCAAGCTATATACTtgcaaatataaatatacatactatCGATTACAGGCTTATTATTAATTCGGATGATTCTTTACCTTGTTTTTTGAATGGGCATAAACTTGTCCGGGCCCCGGCAGGGAGCGACCGACCTAGAGTCAGTGCACTTTTTACTTtgctgtttcatttttcttttttttttttt contains:
- the LOC124307899 gene encoding myogenesis-regulating glycosidase, coding for MDRINRRRRKAKKPKKLLLSTVDPWDVQVASFEPEGLAQRRGVSLSSIVTSPDVQTPSGRVLRTPSPWYKPGTNSPAPNTADTDQGALTSPEWPLPWYKPLRSSTLDTPRGSTQSVPPLKPPRSRANSRGQSTDSVDNETGSKTDGNFTPSGVKVPIVQFHLEDEKIPPVKTNGVQFHERERNFLSVPKIVVSEDCDTEESPKIKENGTSSNSSIKLTNGTSETESPYDSKNPGQHPLLIVEGKYRTSVESIVEDLVKTRYSPQTARQRRLHRLSPRNSSVHEGEARTDNGRPLSAGTIEVKKTPNSPNIVRIGSRHEIFEPRRNSRKSSISMPDRLDNMEGLEQSMRQQGTSSKFRRDDSDSSVTFSNSGSTPRESALDSDTDDDVNDEELAKVPLQAPSRRKPPPIGFISPAHKMARETIEISGGQSVNSTITSVNSISSLLKEKLQLSIPQALRSSKKQQNADYRLRAFVGILFFSIVFLIGFAYVYYNQHVLQRAYFELFSFNKNDRTMHVYSRKGVELISARLGEGILHATGVFPCLPHHDRPGSVCLEWLQQTRLYLSHTDHDQESTHCYHITWQSLSPSYNPKDCFDWSPKRGHWYGAGQTQNMAYPLEKGASDSSAFVTGDIKKHAFGNVLRRYFLNSKGATIVVDPESPLYVSINAKGSQDFCIEAKYDSFAYINHLTPLPQLNYTVCASDNIKTLLSMITEKAPPGGPKKEDVDAVNSLISEPVWQISPTDEAAIYNYTVDVNDHGFLQGHVLLSEGWQPNSGDFHLDMERFPTMVKTIKTIHRRGFRIIFSIQPFISTESVNFADTVASRLLISERGSDPRIPALTRYKQSNSAAILDITNDRTLPWLEDKLQSLVNNYKVDSFYLDLGNAHDMPHYYKCQKPLTNPDHYKTLFTEAILSSVPVIGVSGAITRPKTPVFVSLPPFPSSWKAIKTVIPTVLSYGIIGYPFIMPGAVGGDVALPMSDNNPNNDFEVNLPDKELYLRWLQLSTFLPVIRFTHLPSKYSNESVLEMAKSLTTLRQKTVKPLLTKYALEALELGLPIIRPLWMLDPSDPACHDVVDEFSVGEELIVAPILYSGSRQREVYLPAGVWRDGIDGTLKKGSRWIHNYRVAEDKVAYFVKMPDNTRF